The window aaactaaaatttttaaaactaaaaatttttgtttatatttacaattattttaaaaatataattgaaaaaaatttcaatatacaaaaatttgaaaatatataaaaggacacaaattttttttatatattttattcaataatacaaataaaatgtaagatgaaatttgtaaatattaacgaTAAGATTTCTGGTATCTTGCTCTTGCACCTGGACCACCAAATTTCTTTGGTTCACATCGTCTTGGATCAGCAACCAAAAGAGTGCGATCATATTGAATAAGAATATCTTTTACTTCCTTTTTACTTGCTTCATcaacatctaaaaaaaaatatttcataaaaataatttatttttttatgaaaagttttaaagttaaaatatatatatatataatgttaaattttttaatatataatttacatttttgataatatgcTACGAGAGCTTTAGAAATAGCTTGTCGAATGGCATAAATTTGTGCTACATGACCACCACCATTTACTCTTACTCTGATATCCACTCCAGAAAATTTTTcctacataaaaaataacaagtaaaatattattaaaattaaagaattgttaataaaaaatatataaatataaattttctcagtgcttttatttttataatcatgaaTAATCATGTTCGGAATAAGAGAACatcatagaataatattaaaaaaaatgatagtgaatatatatgaatatttaaaaaaaattaatatttttcatcatcgtttaaataatataacaaaacacatattaaattacataaaattagtatattttccaatacttACTTTGCCGAGTAACAAAATAGGTTCTTGTAATTTGTATTGCAATACACGAGGTTCAACTAATTCCAGTGGACGTCCATTAACTCGAAGATTTCCACGGCCTCGTTTGCAATAAGCAACTGCAGTTGcacttttctataaatataaatatatatttgaaagaatataCGCAAACATAAcctcatttatttattggcAATTTATACTTACTTTGCGTCCGAAGACTTGCACAGATTGAATTGGTTCTTTttgtttctgaaaaaaaaatcaaacaatttaatataaatatataaatttactttttataaagaaaaaaatttataaaatttataatttaaaaaacctaCCTTCTGCATTTTGGAAAGCACGTCGTGAAAAGGAAGTAGACAAACGCAGTACGTTTGGATACAAAACTACATTAgtcaaatttaaactttaaataactTCCGTTTATCAGCGTAACATATAAAGAGATCGATTaagtaagttttttaatttatattctaatataattttatataaaaatatattacaatatagagtgagctttatttaataattttttatgaaaatgcaaaaatcatttatataatttttctatcattttcgtattatatgtgattttattgattcgtataaaatcaattttccataGATAAagtatttacttatatatatttttttgataaaatgtaactaataattgtaatataattatttatgaatttaattaataatttatttacataaatatttaaatatgaaagaaatgtgaaaattatacattataattgcacaaaaaatataaaatatatattaatattataaattattcattatttatttattattgtcattattaaatatataataatgataaaaaaaaatttttttatattcataaagtaAGTAAACTGTAAGAAAATATGtactattacattattttataataatttacgtagtttgtcataatttatatagttcATTTACATCGATTTTATGGACAATCAGGAACATTCTGTTTGTAATTACAAGTATTGAGCTTTGTATCAAATACAAGATTTTCAGGAcaatgaaatttgtttataatatatttaccgtTTACTTtttgacaata is drawn from Apis mellifera strain DH4 linkage group LG5, Amel_HAv3.1, whole genome shotgun sequence and contains these coding sequences:
- the LOC726439 gene encoding 40S ribosomal protein S16 encodes the protein MQKKQKEPIQSVQVFGRKKSATAVAYCKRGRGNLRVNGRPLELVEPRVLQYKLQEPILLLGKEKFSGVDIRVRVNGGGHVAQIYAIRQAISKALVAYYQKYVDEASKKEVKDILIQYDRTLLVADPRRCEPKKFGGPGARARYQKSYR